CTGATATTCACCGTGCTCGCCACCGTGATGCTGGTGCAGACCTTCCATGCCAATGAGAAAGAGGAGCGTAAAGCGCTGGCGCGGAAGCTGGAGGAACGCCAGAATCCGATAACCGAATACCTTTTTGATGGGCTGGAGGAAAAGATCCTTTCCGACCGCACCTTGCGGAATCTGTTGGCCGTGCGACCGCTCGATCAGGAGGCCGTGTTGGCCGCCCTGCACCAGTTGCTGGCCTACGATCATTGGAATCAGTACGTGGCCACGGTCAATCTTTTCAATGAGAAAGGCGGCATCATGGCCTCAGACGAACCTGCCGTGGGGCCGAACTACTTCGAGCTGCTGCGCGATTTCGACCGCTCGAAACCGACCATGGCCGCGCGCTTGGCCTACGCAGGCGTTTGGGATGCACAGGGCGGCTACATCGCCCGTTTGGAACTGAACGGAAGGCGTTCTCAGGACGATCTGGTGCTCTTCATTCGCCTCGTGCCTGAAAGAACGGATGACATTCTCGGTTTTACCGATCTCTTTGTGGATGAGGAGATCAGCACGGCCAAGGAATTCCAAGGCTACTCGTATGCCATTTACGAGGATGGCGAACTGCAGGACAAGTATGGCGATTTCGCCTACAGCCTTTCGGATGCACGGTTCAGGGAGTTCAAAGGTGAGAACACGTTCGTGGAATTCGAAGGCTACGAGCATTTGGTGAACCGCCCGCTGGAAGGACGCGTGATCGTCATCAGCAAGCTGAAAGATGGCCTGATCGATCATCTCACCATCTTCTCGTACCTGTTCCTTTTCTTCTTTGCCTGCGCCACCATTGCGGCCATGTTGGAGGGGCGCTTGCTGCGCGGACTGTTCTCCGACAGCAGTTTCCGCAACCGCATCAACCTGGCCATGGGTTCGGTGCTGCTGTTCTCGTTGCTACTTATCGGTGCGCTGACGGTCTTTTACGTGGTGCGTGGCTACAACAACCGCAATCAGGAGATGATCTCCGAGCGTTCGCGCTCCATTCTCATTGTGCTGGAAAGACGCTTGAGCGACCGCGAATCGTTCTCGGAAGACGATCAGGTAATGGTTGCAACACTGCTCAACCGTCTGTCGAAGGTCTTCTTCACCGACATCAATTTCTACCAACTGAACGGACATCTGCTGGCCACCTCGCGGCCTCGCTTATATGATGAAGGGCTGATGGCCAAGGTACTGGACCGAACGGCCTACACCGAAATGCGGTTCAACCAGCGGTCGAGTTTCATACAGGATGAGACCATCGGCAACCTGAAATACCTGACGGCCTACATGCCTTTCCGCAACCAGAAAGGGGATGTGATCGGCTTCATGAGCCTGCCCTACTTTGCGCGGCAATACGGCCTGCAACAGGAGGTCTTCTCGCTGCTGGCGGCCCTCACCAACATCTACGTGTTCCTGATCCTGCTTTCGGTGGTGCTGGCGCTGGTCATCTCCAACCGCATTACCGAGCCGCTGCGCTTCATCCGCGATAGCTTGAAGAACCTGAAACTGGACCAGACGAACCGCGCCATTGAATGGAAGAGCAAGGACGAGATCGGGGAGTTGGTGGACGAGTACAACCGAACCTTGAACGAGCTGGTGCGAAGTGCCGAAATGCTGGCGCGGTCGGAGCGCGAAAGCGCGTGGCGCGAGATGGCCAAACAGGTGGCGCACGAGATCAAGAACCCGCTCACCCCGATGAAACTGAGCATCCAGATGCTTCAGCGCAGCATGAACGATGGCGCGGAAGACCTGAACGAGCGCATCGAGCGGACCGCGAAAACGCTCATCGAACAGATCGATACGCTTTCGCACATTGCCACGGAGTTCTCCTCATTTGCGCAGATGCCGAAAGCGAGCGTGGCAGAGGTGAATCTGAAAGAGGTGCTGCGCAACGCGGTGCAACTGCATCAGAACTCAGATACCCGCATCGAACTGGACATGACTACCGATGGAACCTGTACAGTGAGAGCGGACAAGGAGCAACTGCTGCGCGTGTTCAACAACTTGATCAAGAACGGCATTCAGGCCATCCCCGAAGGGCGCGATGGCGAGATCCTCGTCCGTTTGAAACATGAAGGGAATGAATGCACCGTTTCGGTGAAGGACAACGGAAGCGGTATTCCAACAGAGGTGCAAGAGAAGATCTTCGTGCCCAATTTCACCACCAAAACCTCTGGAATGGGTCTCGGTCTGGCCATGGTGAAGAACATCATCGAAACCGCCAACGGCCGCATTTGGTTTGAGACGGAACAGGATGCGGGAACCTCGTTCCATGTGGCGTTCCCCGTTCTGTAGAGACGCGATAAATCGCGTCTGATCTCTCATAGGTTACATCTGATCTGGTCGGGTCTTGGTGTAAGACGCGATAAATCGCGTCTCTACGAGGTAGCCTTCGGTTTACTGCTCACCAAATAGACACCTATGCAAATGAGCACGGCCGAAACCACCTTGATCCAATCCAGATGGTCTTTGCCCAAAGCAATGGCAAATGCCGATGCGATGACAGGCTGCAGGTAGATGTAGGTGCTGACCACCGATGGACTCACGTACCGCAGCGCCACCGTATTGAACATGTAGGCGAAAAAACTGAGCCCCACCACCACGAAAACCGTGGCCCAGATGATCTTGGGCGGGAACGTGTGCCACTCGATCTGGGAGAACTCCTGCCAACCGAACGGCAGCACCATGATGAGCCCGAAAAGGAAGATCCATTTGATGACCGTGAGCGGATGGTACTTCTTCATGAATGGCGAAACAAGCACCAGGTACACACCATAGGATGATGCGTTGATCCACACCATGAAATCACCCAGAAAGGTGGTGGAACCGAAGGTGATCTCCTTCCCAATGAGCAGGATCATGAGCGTTCCGATGAGACCGACAACGATCCCCGATGCCTTCTTGAGCGTGATGCGTTCCTTGATGAGAAACGCGGCCACAATAAGCACCAGAATGGGCGTGGAGGTCATGATAACGGCCGCATTGATGGGGTTGGTGTAGTTGAGCCCCTTGAAGAAGAACAGTTGGTTGATGGCGATGCCGAAAAGGGCGGCCAACGCAAGCTTCGGCAGGTCTTTGCGGTCCATCTTCTCCTTTACAAACAGACCGGTAATCCAGAACAGCGAAACGGCACCCAGACACCGCAGCAGAATGAACCCGAACGGTTGGATGTAATCGGGCATCACCTCTTTGGCAATGGTGTAATTGGCCCCGTAAATGAGTTGCGCACCTATCAGCGCCACGTGCGCGATGAGCTGCTTATTCATCCAATGCGACCTTCGCAGCCTCTACGGTCTTCTTGGCATTTCCCACAAAAACCTCCTCGCCTATCCAGATAACGGGGCGCTTTAAAAAGGTGTATTCTTCCAGAATGTATTTGCGATAGTCCTGTTCCGAGAGGTTCATTTCGTTCAGCCCCATGCTGCGGAACTTCATCGCGCGCTTGCTGAAAAGCGCCTCATACGAACCTACTTTCTCCTTTACGGTATCCAACTGCTCGGCAGAGATGTTCTCGGTCTTGATGTCCTGAAACTCGAAACCCTTCTCCTGCAATCCCAGCTCCTTGATGATCCGCTGGCAGGTATCGCAGGTGGAAAGGTGATAGATCTTGCGCATAGGTTCTGGATTTGGCTGCGAAGATACGAGGCGAAATAGAATCCTTTTTTGAAACTGTCCGTTGAAGGTTGACAAACCAACCCCAACATGTTCTACCTCATCTACAGCAGCAAAGCGGTTCCGGGTCTGAAAGAATCCGACCTGAAAAACATTCTTGCTTCAGCCCAAAGAAGGAATAGCGAGAATGATATCACAGGACTCCTCATATTTCATGAGGGGACTTTCATTCAGATGCTTGAAGGAAATGAACAGACGGTCATGGACACATTCGAACGCATTGAGGAAGACGACCGCCACACGGCTGTTCTCCGACTGTTTTCGGGAAATGAGGAAAATCGTCACTTCCCCGATTGGAAAATGGCGCTGAAAGTAGTGGATGAAAGCGAGTTTGAGGCGATCGGTGCCTTTACCAGCTTGGAAGAAGGAAACCGGCTTCTGCACCAAGTAAAGGAAGACCATATTGGTCTGAAAATGCTACGGTACTTCTATCAGTTGAAGGAGTAACCGGATTCTTATTCCGCATCAAAGATTCTTGATGAACTCCAAGTGCTCATCTGTCCAATCGGGTTGTGTTTTCTGTCCCTCAATTGGCATGGTGAACACACGGTCTTCAATTCGCATGGGTTGAATATGTGTTGCGGTCAGCGAATACTTCCGCTTGCCTGATAATTTGGAAGCGAATACCATTTTCAATGGAACAGCCTGCGCATAGCGCGTCCAAACGTTAAAGTGTTGACCACGGCACTTCTCAAAATGATGATAGTCTAAAGGAAGATCGTGACTGAAGAAATATTCGGAAGTATCATATTTCGAGTACAGTATCACTTGGTCGCAATCATGCCCCAAAATCGTGTCAGCATGCTCATTTACTTCCACCTTTAGAATCTGATCTGCCTCTTGCTGATACCCACCGGCCGTCCAAATGATGGAATAGTCCTCCCAAGCTGTGCGCCCTACATAAATGCGGTTCTGTGATGGAAGGTAAAGCCGCCAATCGAACGTCTCTCCATTCGACTTCTCCAGCCAATTGCCTTGCTTATAGAAAATCTCCCTCTTGGTACCAACAGGAACCATCTGCCACCCCTCTCCACGAATGATCGAATATACTTCGTCCACTCGATAGGTGATACGTCCCTGAAACTCCCGCGTGCCTTCTGCTAACGGTTCGGGCTTTTTTTTTCAGCCTCGGCAATCGTGAACTGGCGCGAATCGCATTTACGGGTCTTCGACCCTTTTTTCACACGTATCAGTTCTATGTGAATCACATCACCGACCTTAAGTGATGCAATGGCCAACTTTGCTCTTTCTGAAAAAACGCTCCCTTCACAAGGAAAGGTGACGTTCTCTCCTTTTACAGGTAAAACCAGATCGAACGAACTCACGCTCCACTCTTTGTCAGAACTTGTAAGGAAGAATCTGAGGAGTTCTTCCTTGGTGATGATGCCACCACTTTTTCCGCCCAATAGCACTTCTACTTCGCTTGCCGCATCTTCCGACCCTACTCCCATCTTTGGCTCAGATCCATTCTGGTGAAACCCTGTTTTGAAACGGTCTGCTTCTCTCAATGGAACACCATGGTCGAACATGACCGTATCAGTCACATTTCCGTCAGCGTCATAGTAGGTCCAAAGTCCATGCTTGCCACCCAGATCTTCTATAATGGTCATCTGCAAATCATAAGGAGGCTCGGGGCTTTCGATATAAACCGTATCGGTCAGACAGGGTTCTGCAATGTGTTCTCCTTCGGAGGTTTTCCGTCCAAGCGAATCATAGGTGATCCCATGCCCTGTCAGGTAGCCTTCCATGTTCACAAATTCCTCAACGGTCAATCTTCCTTGACCGTCAAACTGCCGCTGCCTGTATAGCGAATCGGTTCCCAATGTGCGTTCCAAAGAGAGGATGCCATCATTGTCATATTCTTTGACATTTATTTCCACTCCTTGACTGTAGGAGGTCACTTCCTTTCTCCACCGCGAGTTGACCCACTCTCCTTCTTTTTTGCCGTTCACCACTTCTCCTTCTGACACAACGGTGGAATCGCTGCGCATCTGTTTCTCGTAATAGGTCAGCGTGTCGGTGCAGTTGGCATAGGTACGCTCTATAAAAGTTGTATCACCGTAGTATCCTTTACGGATAGTAGTCTTGGTGCATGGCTTCTGGCAGCTGATGGCCGCAGCCAAAATGATGAACAGAACAGGTAATGCGTTTGCTTTCATGTGATGAGATTTTAGTTGGTTCCTTAATTGAATGCAGCATTCTGAAAAAGGAACAGGTCACCTGACCAAGTAATAGGTCATATCGTCTACTACAAATTGCAGTTCGGTCGGGGTGAGTTTCGCAATTCGGATCGCGTCCTCATCTTCGCCTTGTTCGCTCAAGAAAAGGTATGTTCGGTCTCTCGACCACCTGTAGGAACCCTGCTCATGGGACTTTCCATTTTCGTAAAAGGAAGATACGCTGCCGTCATTTTCAAACTCGAACCCTTTCAGGCCATTCAAAGCGAAGGCGAACAAGGCCAGTCCGATGGATGCGGTATCTGTTGTTGACAGGCTATCGAGGTTCCACTTGCCTGTCAGGTCTCCGCTCCATGTTGCAACACCGTGGTCAAAAATGGTGGTGTCGGTGGCTTTCCCTTCGGCATTGTAGAAGACCCACGGACCATGTTTCCCTCCATTCTCCGTGACTATGGTCATCTGTAGCTCATAGGGAGGATCTGGGCTTTCTATGTACATGGTGTCGCGCATGCAATCCTCCGCTATGTTCTCGCCTTCCGAGGTTTTCCGTCCAAGCGAATCATAGCTTATCCCGTGCCCGGTCAGGTAGCCATCCATGTTCGCAAATTCCTCCACGGTCAATCTTCCTTGACCGTCAAACTGCCGTTGCCTGTAAAGCGAATCTTTGTCTAATGTCTGTTCCCAGAAGAGCGTGCCATTCTCATTAAACATTTTGATGTTCACCTCTACTCCATGACTGAAGGTGACGATCTCATTTCCCCAACGCTGCATGGTCCATTCGCCTTCTTTCTTGCCGTTCACCACTTCTCCTTCTGACACAACGGTGGAATCGCTGCGCATCTGCTTCTCATAATAGGTCAGCGTGTCATTGCAATTGGCATAGGTGCGTTCCACAAAGGTGGTGTCTCCGTAGTGGCCTTTCTTGATGGTGGTCTTTGTGCATGGCTTCTGGCATCCGATGGCCGCAGCCAAAATGACGAACAGGACAGGTAATGTGTTTGCTTTCATGTGATGAGATTTTTAGTTGGTTCCTTAATAGAATGCCGCAATCTGAAAAAGGAACAGCATAAATTTTCATTCCTATTTTGATATGCCCAATCGCTTATGTTTCAATAACAATAATTGATCTCTCAGATCGCTTTATGCGGAAATTGAAAGAACCTGTTCACATGTCGCAATCTAAGGCTTGGGACTATTTTCTCCTTGTTGCGCGCTTCTTGCTGGCGTGGACGCTTTTAGATTACGGGATAGGAAAGCTTGTTGGAGACCAGTTCGGTATCAGCGAGGTGGAGATGAACACACAGGTCGGGGAATTGAGCCTTTTCCGGCTTTCTTGGTATCTTTTCGACCATCAGCCTTTCAAGGCATTCATCGGTATCAGTCAAGTCGTCTGTGCCCTGCTTCTGCTCTTGAATCGTACAGCCATTCTTGGTGCGTTAATGTCCATTCCCATCCTACTGAATATTCTGATCATAGACCTTACGATCATGCCCCCAGGTCTCATGTCGGGATTTACTTGGCGGCTGTCCTCCTACCTGATCTTGAACATACTGATCCTATGGCACTACCGTGACCGAATGCGGCATGTTTGGTATCACCTCACCGATAATGTCCGAACAAAATTCGGTTTCCCGCTTTGGGCGTATCTGATGCTACCAATTATGGCAATATTACTTGAGGTGATGCTCATCATTCCACAAACACTCGCTAACCTCATTCTGAGGCCAGCAGCCACAATAGATGCTTGGTCGAAACTTCCCGAACTGATCAGAAAAGCACTCGAACACTTTCAGTAAAGGAATAATCCCCCTTACTGCACGATGAGCTTCTTGACGGCCTTACCTGCCGTGCCCTGAACTTCCAACAGATAAACTCCTGAAGCTGGAACCATACCCCGCTGCACCGCAAAGCGATGCGTTCCGAATGCGAGGCTTCCGTCATGCAGCCGTGTTACCAACTTTCCGGTCACATCCATCAGTGAGATGCTGTAAGCACCCGTGTTGGCGACCTCCAACGTCACCGTGGTCTCATCCAGCATCGGGTTGGGGCCAATGGTGAATTGGAAACCCTGCTGACGGTCGCTCACGCCCAACGGACCCGAGATCTGAATATCATCGATGTAAATGTTGTTTCCTGC
This region of Flavobacteriales bacterium genomic DNA includes:
- a CDS encoding blue light sensor protein; this translates as MFYLIYSSKAVPGLKESDLKNILASAQRRNSENDITGLLIFHEGTFIQMLEGNEQTVMDTFERIEEDDRHTAVLRLFSGNEENRHFPDWKMALKVVDESEFEAIGAFTSLEEGNRLLHQVKEDHIGLKMLRYFYQLKE
- a CDS encoding arsenate reductase, with product MRKIYHLSTCDTCQRIIKELGLQEKGFEFQDIKTENISAEQLDTVKEKVGSYEALFSKRAMKFRSMGLNEMNLSEQDYRKYILEEYTFLKRPVIWIGEEVFVGNAKKTVEAAKVALDE
- a CDS encoding DoxX family membrane protein, producing the protein MSQSKAWDYFLLVARFLLAWTLLDYGIGKLVGDQFGISEVEMNTQVGELSLFRLSWYLFDHQPFKAFIGISQVVCALLLLLNRTAILGALMSIPILLNILIIDLTIMPPGLMSGFTWRLSSYLILNILILWHYRDRMRHVWYHLTDNVRTKFGFPLWAYLMLPIMAILLEVMLIIPQTLANLILRPAATIDAWSKLPELIRKALEHFQ
- a CDS encoding EamA family transporter, coding for MNKQLIAHVALIGAQLIYGANYTIAKEVMPDYIQPFGFILLRCLGAVSLFWITGLFVKEKMDRKDLPKLALAALFGIAINQLFFFKGLNYTNPINAAVIMTSTPILVLIVAAFLIKERITLKKASGIVVGLIGTLMILLIGKEITFGSTTFLGDFMVWINASSYGVYLVLVSPFMKKYHPLTVIKWIFLFGLIMVLPFGWQEFSQIEWHTFPPKIIWATVFVVVGLSFFAYMFNTVALRYVSPSVVSTYIYLQPVIASAFAIALGKDHLDWIKVVSAVLICIGVYLVSSKPKATS
- a CDS encoding HAMP domain-containing protein, which gives rise to MRRFLLFLSLTVAIGLAAGFFTGRKHSSDQQRSVLIEQEFQAVDIRLKNVLNQVAAQQDGLRTYCDRWQKHGIGLVIYDNGVATEWTTNAVPFPLSFEERTKPIDGLIKLKSAWYLCRKLEENGQLLVGYALVETEYGFENRYIQNQWNPDMPNADGFSITQIDHNTYPLHLEDGTVAAYLRQKTVANEPIFSESAALWLLFIALMLITIWASADWLSEFISKPLSLVVFLLLLIGFRSLMLWWSLPKGLYAIAAFGPTLHASSLLIPSLGDLALHMVFLLIALLRISRIEPRPTSSFLPVASLRITQVLFVFPLQALIRTLVFNSSFSLHLNNPFSLNGYSFVALIIIFLGLLCLYLALRITEGWIARPNRWMRDIILWSFGAAALFLLTGCNGNALVLGLTVLAMLISLALIAKWLNHEDGISGYVPMVLIFTVLATVMLVQTFHANEKEERKALARKLEERQNPITEYLFDGLEEKILSDRTLRNLLAVRPLDQEAVLAALHQLLAYDHWNQYVATVNLFNEKGGIMASDEPAVGPNYFELLRDFDRSKPTMAARLAYAGVWDAQGGYIARLELNGRRSQDDLVLFIRLVPERTDDILGFTDLFVDEEISTAKEFQGYSYAIYEDGELQDKYGDFAYSLSDARFREFKGENTFVEFEGYEHLVNRPLEGRVIVISKLKDGLIDHLTIFSYLFLFFFACATIAAMLEGRLLRGLFSDSSFRNRINLAMGSVLLFSLLLIGALTVFYVVRGYNNRNQEMISERSRSILIVLERRLSDRESFSEDDQVMVATLLNRLSKVFFTDINFYQLNGHLLATSRPRLYDEGLMAKVLDRTAYTEMRFNQRSSFIQDETIGNLKYLTAYMPFRNQKGDVIGFMSLPYFARQYGLQQEVFSLLAALTNIYVFLILLSVVLALVISNRITEPLRFIRDSLKNLKLDQTNRAIEWKSKDEIGELVDEYNRTLNELVRSAEMLARSERESAWREMAKQVAHEIKNPLTPMKLSIQMLQRSMNDGAEDLNERIERTAKTLIEQIDTLSHIATEFSSFAQMPKASVAEVNLKEVLRNAVQLHQNSDTRIELDMTTDGTCTVRADKEQLLRVFNNLIKNGIQAIPEGRDGEILVRLKHEGNECTVSVKDNGSGIPTEVQEKIFVPNFTTKTSGMGLGLAMVKNIIETANGRIWFETEQDAGTSFHVAFPVL